A genomic stretch from Aedes albopictus strain Foshan chromosome 2, AalbF5, whole genome shotgun sequence includes:
- the LOC109431003 gene encoding alpha-tocopherol transfer protein-like isoform X2, whose protein sequence is MPEPEGVKHMLEMDKDLPPKISEVAAKQGEDPEKTCLKIQQLRDMIYELGGCEPHRMDDDYLLRFLRARFWKVENSYKLMCRYYEFREHNTDLYENVNPMTLRSLGDDNIITISPYRDQEGRRVLFFKFGNWRPSKIPLTDLFKATLLMLEVGSLEPISQVVGGIGIMDLEGLSLNHAWHMSPSVAQKIIALLVTCMPVRTTAIHIVNQGWVFDTVFQMFKPLLNDRMRERLFFHGTDRASLHKHIDAEFLPERYGGTKPEYPYTYWLDHLCGNEKVVHELEQLGYVADPASEE, encoded by the exons ATGCCGGAACCGGAGGGCGTCAAGCATATGCTTGAGATGGACAAGGACCTGCCACCGAAGATCTCCGAGGTGGCCGCCAAGCAGGGCGAGGATCCGGAAAAGACCTGCTTGAAGATTCAACAACTGCGGGATATGATCTATG aacTTGGAGGATGCGAACCACACCGGATGGATGATGACTACCTGTTGAGATTTCTCAGGGCACGCTTCTGGAAAGTAGAGAACTCTTACAAGCTG ATGTGCCGTTACTACGAATTCCGCGAACACAACACGGACCTGTACGAGAACGTCAACCCGATGACCTTGCGTTCGCTCGGAGACGATAACATCATCACAATCTCGCCGTACCGAGATCAGGAAGGTCGACGGGTGCTCTTCTTTAAATTCGGAAATTGGCGGCCGTCAAAAATTCCCCTCACAGACTTGTTCAAGGCGACGCTCCTGATGCTGGAGGTGGGCTCTCTGGAACCGATTTCCCAGGTTGTCGGAGGCATTGGCATCATGGATCTGGAGGGGCTCTCGCTGAACCACGCTTGGCACATGAGCCCCTCGGTGGCGCAGAAGATCATCGCACTGCTGGTG ACCTGCATGCCTGTCCGGACCACGGCCATCCACATCGTCAATCAAGGCTGGGTGTTCGACACCGTATTCCAGATGTTCAAACCCCTGCTGAACGATCGGATGCGCGAGCGGCTGTTCTTCCACGGTACCGACCGGGCCTCTCTACACAAACACATCGACGCGGAATTCCTACCGGAACGGTACGGCGGAACAAAGCCCGAATACCCGTACACCTACTGGCTAGATCACCTGTGCGGAAACGAAAAAGTGGTGCACGAGCTGGAACAGCTCGGGTACGTGGCCGATCCGGCCAGCGAGGAATGA
- the LOC109431003 gene encoding alpha-tocopherol transfer protein-like isoform X1: MFKMKAKSKKKVVIRPPAKPFISGHLWKPPTILNRMPEPEGVKHMLEMDKDLPPKISEVAAKQGEDPEKTCLKIQQLRDMIYELGGCEPHRMDDDYLLRFLRARFWKVENSYKLMCRYYEFREHNTDLYENVNPMTLRSLGDDNIITISPYRDQEGRRVLFFKFGNWRPSKIPLTDLFKATLLMLEVGSLEPISQVVGGIGIMDLEGLSLNHAWHMSPSVAQKIIALLVTCMPVRTTAIHIVNQGWVFDTVFQMFKPLLNDRMRERLFFHGTDRASLHKHIDAEFLPERYGGTKPEYPYTYWLDHLCGNEKVVHELEQLGYVADPASEE; the protein is encoded by the exons AAAGCGAAATCAAAGAAAAAGGTCGTCATACGACCTCCGGCAAAGCCATTCATCAGTGGACACTTGTGGAAGCCACCGACAATTCTAAACAGGATGCCGGAACCGGAGGGCGTCAAGCATATGCTTGAGATGGACAAGGACCTGCCACCGAAGATCTCCGAGGTGGCCGCCAAGCAGGGCGAGGATCCGGAAAAGACCTGCTTGAAGATTCAACAACTGCGGGATATGATCTATG aacTTGGAGGATGCGAACCACACCGGATGGATGATGACTACCTGTTGAGATTTCTCAGGGCACGCTTCTGGAAAGTAGAGAACTCTTACAAGCTG ATGTGCCGTTACTACGAATTCCGCGAACACAACACGGACCTGTACGAGAACGTCAACCCGATGACCTTGCGTTCGCTCGGAGACGATAACATCATCACAATCTCGCCGTACCGAGATCAGGAAGGTCGACGGGTGCTCTTCTTTAAATTCGGAAATTGGCGGCCGTCAAAAATTCCCCTCACAGACTTGTTCAAGGCGACGCTCCTGATGCTGGAGGTGGGCTCTCTGGAACCGATTTCCCAGGTTGTCGGAGGCATTGGCATCATGGATCTGGAGGGGCTCTCGCTGAACCACGCTTGGCACATGAGCCCCTCGGTGGCGCAGAAGATCATCGCACTGCTGGTG ACCTGCATGCCTGTCCGGACCACGGCCATCCACATCGTCAATCAAGGCTGGGTGTTCGACACCGTATTCCAGATGTTCAAACCCCTGCTGAACGATCGGATGCGCGAGCGGCTGTTCTTCCACGGTACCGACCGGGCCTCTCTACACAAACACATCGACGCGGAATTCCTACCGGAACGGTACGGCGGAACAAAGCCCGAATACCCGTACACCTACTGGCTAGATCACCTGTGCGGAAACGAAAAAGTGGTGCACGAGCTGGAACAGCTCGGGTACGTGGCCGATCCGGCCAGCGAGGAATGA
- the LOC134286068 gene encoding uncharacterized protein LOC134286068, with amino-acid sequence MDFRRSVYQYADINNIPSGFNQESRTAGKEWALSFMRRHNLSLRTPQQTSLGRMMGFNRVQVGIFFNNLREITTKYRFTADRIYNMDETGMSTVPNNVPKVVSATGKKAVGKISSGERGELVTAVCAISAQGSYVPPALIFKRKRQKPELMDGAPCGSKMFISDTGYINSDLFYEWVEHFQVSTKATKENPVLLILDNHSSHQSLKTVLYCRENGIVLLSIPPHSSHKVQPLDRCFFQALKTNYAEACNNWLVTHPGRVITQYQVAELFGIAYGRCASIEKAVNAFRMCGIVPINPGVFTDEDFMPSEVTNNKGNEENVDPEVMHIPRNDESEIPSTSIDCRKKGKAKGQNTTSGSLSNEDPSSQRLILRPVIPATQSTPQAANAVASCSNASDPQAGYSEKFGPLVASLRNIVESFEAACAVGSSADASSNQDQRTETVPFSEIRPLPKRDEPQKRRKRGQKSEIITSTPFKERLELKAEEQEQKNSKSTTRRKKLFSDPKPPKKKVKIEKK; translated from the coding sequence ATGGATTTCCGCAGATCAGTATATCAGTATGCCGACATCAACAACATCCCCAGCGGATTCAATCAAGAGTCGCGGACAGCTGGGAAGGAGTGGGCGCTTTCGTTCATGCGCAGGCACAACTTATCTCTCAGAACACCTCAGCAAACCAGCCTTGGCCGGATGATGGGTTTCAACCGAGTGCAGGTTGGCATATTCTTCAACAATTTGCGCGAAATCACCACAAAGTACCGATTCACCGCGGATCGCATATACAACATGGATGAGACTGGAATGTCGACGGTGCCCAACAATGTCCCCAAGGTTGTGTCTGCTACTGGCAAAAAAGCTGTAGGCAAAATTAGCTCCGGTGAGAGAGGAGAGTTGGTTACAGCTGTTTGTGCCATAAGCGCACAAGGGAGTTACGTGCCTCCAGCGTTGATTTTTAAAAGAAAGCGCCAAAAACCAGAACTTATGGATGGAGCACCTTGTGGATCGAAAATGTTTATTTCGGATACAGGATATATAAACTCCGACTTGTTCTACGAATGGGTAGAACACTTCCAGGTTAGCACAAAGGCCACAAAAGAGAATCCCGTTCTGCTGATTTTGGACAACCACAGTTCGCATCAGTCGCTGAAAACAGTTCTTTACTGCCGAGAGAACGGAATAGTGTTGCTTTCGATTCCTCCTCATAGCAGCCACAAAGTTCAACCATTGGACCGATGTTTCTTCCAGGCGCTCAAGACCAACTATGCTGAAGCTTGCAACAACTGGCTTGTTACACATCCTGGCAGAGTGATCACTCAGTATCAGGTGGCAGAGCTCTTCGGAATTGCTTATGGTAGATGTGCAAGCATTGAAAAGGCAGTCAATGCTTTCAGGATGTGTGGAATCGTCCCTATCAATCCAGGCGTTTTTACGGATGAAGATTTTATGCCAAGCGAAGTAACCAACAATAAGGGAAATGAAGAGAACGTCGATCCGGAAGTAATGCACATCCCCAGAAATGATGAATCAGAAATTCCATCCACATCGATTGATTGCCGCAAAAAAGGGAAAGCAAAAGGACAGAATACGACAAGCGGAAGCCTGTCGAACGAAGACCCATCATCCCAGCGTCTCATCTTGCGTCCTGTTATTCCAGCAACACAGAGCACACCCCAAGCTGCAAATGCTGTTGCTTCTTGTTCTAACGCATCTGATCCACAGGCTGGATACAGCGAGAAGTTTGGACCTCTTGTGGCGTCTCTCCGCAATATTGTGGAGTCTTTTGAGGCAGCTTGTGCTGTTGGATCCTCTGCAGATGCTTCGTCGAATCAGGATCAGCGTACAGAAACGGTTCCTTTTTCTGAAATAAGGCCTCTGCCAAAGCGGGACGAGCCGCAAAAGCGAAGGAAGAGAGGACAAAAATCCGAAATTATAACAAGCACACCATTCAAAGAAAGGCTTGAGTTGAAGGCTGAAGAGCAAGAACAGAAGAACTCCAAGTCTACCACTCGGCGCAAAAAGCTGTTCAGCGATCCAAAACCTCCaaagaaaaaagtgaaaattGAGAAAAAGTAG